A single genomic interval of Camelina sativa cultivar DH55 chromosome 11, Cs, whole genome shotgun sequence harbors:
- the LOC104720997 gene encoding protein SHORT-ROOT-like yields MDTLFRLVSLQQQQQSDSIITNQSSLSRTSTTTTGSPQTAYHYNFPQNDVVEECFNFFMDEEDLSSSSSHHNHHHTNPNTYYSPFTTPTQYHPATSSTPSSTAAAAALASPYSSSGHHNDPSAFSIPQTPPSFDFAANAKWADSVLLEAARAFSDKDTARAQQILWTLNELSSPYGDTEQKLASYFLQALFNRMTGSGERCYRTMVTAAATEKTCSFESTRKTVLKFQEVSPWATFGHVAANGAILEAVDGEAKIHIVDISSTFCTQWPTLLEALATRSDDTPHLRLTTVVVANKFVNDQTASHRMMKEIGNRMEKFARLMGVPFKFNIIHHVGDLSEFDLNELDVKEDEVLAINCVGAMHGIAPRGNPRDAVISNFRRLRPRIVTVVEEEADLIGEEEGGFDDEFLRGFGECLRWFRVCFESWEESFPRTSNERLMLERAAGRAVVDLVACELSDSTERRETARKWSRRMRNGGFGAVGYSDEVADDVRALLRRYKEGVWSMVQCSDASGIFLCWRDQPVVWASAWRPT; encoded by the coding sequence atggatacTCTCTTTAGACTAGTCagtctccaacaacaacaacaatccgATAGTATCATTACAAATCAATCTTCGTTAAGCAGAACCTCCACCACCACTACCGGCTCTCCACAAACTGCTTATCACTACAACTTTCcacaaaacgacgtcgtcgaAGAATGCTTCAACTTTTTCATGGATGAAGAAGacctttcctcttcttcttctcaccacaACCATCACCACACCAATCCTAATACTTACTATTCCCCTTTCACTACTCCCACCCAATACCATCCCGCCACGTCATCGACTCCTTCCTCCACCGCGGCGGCCGCAGCCTTAGCCTCACCGTACTCCTCCTCCGGCCACCACAATGACCCTTCCGCTTTCTCCATCCCTCAAACTCCTCCTTCCTTCGACTTCGCAGCCAATGCCAAGTGGGCTGACTCCGTCCTCCTCGAAGCAGCACGTGCCTTCTCCGACAAGGACACCGCACGTGCGCAACAAATCCTATGGACGCTCAACGAGCTCTCTTCTCCGTACGGAGACACCGAGCAAAAACTTGCTTCTTACTTCCTCCAGGCTCTCTTCAACCGCATGACCGGCTCGGGCGAACGATGCTACCGCACCATGGTAACAGCTGCAGCCACAGAGAAGACTTGCTCCTTCGAGTCAACGCGAAAAACCGTGCTTAAGTTCCAAGAAGTTAGCCCCTGGGCCACGTTTGGACACGTTGCGGCCAACGGAGCAATCTTGGAAGCAGTAGACGGAGAGGCAAAGATCCACATCGTCGACATAAGCTCAACGTTTTGCACTCAATGGCCAACTCTTCTAGAAGCTTTAGCCACAAGGTCAGACGACACGCCTCACCTAAGGCTAACCACAGTAGTCGTAGCCAACAAGTTCGTGAACGATCAAACGGCGTCGCATCGGATGATGAAAGAGATCGGAAACAGAATGGAGAAATTTGCGAGGCTTATGGGAGTTCCTTTTAAATTCAACATTATTCATCACGTCGGAGACTTATCTGAGTTTGATCTCAACGAGCTCGATGTTAAAGAAGACGAGGTCTTGGCCATTAACTGTGTAGGTGCGATGCATGGGATAGCCCCACGTGGAAACCCTAGAGACGCTGTGATATCCAACTTTCGACGGTTAAGGCCGAGGATTGTGACGGTCGTCGAAGAGGAAGCTGATCttatcggagaagaagaaggtggctTTGACGATGAGTTCTTGAGAGGGTTTGGAGAATGTTTacgatggtttagggtttgcttCGAGTCATGGGAAGAGAGTTTTCCGAGGACGAGCAACGAGAGGTTGATGCTAGAACGTGCAGCGGGACGTGCGGTCGTTGATCTTGTGGCTTGTGAGCTGTCGGATTCGACGGAGAGGAGAGAGACGGCGAGGAAGTGGTCGAGGAGGATGAGGAACGGTGGGTTTGGAGCGGTGGGATATAGTGACGAGGTGGCGGATGACGTCAGAGCTTTGTTGAGGAGATATAAAGAAGGTGTTTGGTCGATGGTACAGTGTTCTGATGCCTCCGGAATATTCCTTTGTTGGAGAGATCAGCCGGTGGTTTGGGCTAGTGCGTGGCGGCCAACGTAA
- the LOC104727519 gene encoding protein SHORT-ROOT-like, whose protein sequence is MDTLFRLVSLQQQQQSDSIITNQSSLSRTSTTTTGSPQTAYHYNFPQNDVAEECFNFFMDEEDLSSSSSHHNHHHTNPNTYYSPFTTPTQYHPATSSTPSSTAAAAALASPYSSSGHHNDPSAFSIPQTPPSFDFSANAKWADSVLLEAARAFSDKDTARAQQILWTLNELSSPYGDTEQKLASYFLQALFNRMTGSGERCYRTMVTAAATEKTCSFESTRKTVLKFQEVSPWAT, encoded by the coding sequence atggatacTCTCTTTAGACTAGTCagtctccaacaacaacaacaatccgATAGTATCATTACAAATCAATCTTCGTTAAGCAGAACCTCCACCACCACTACCGGCTCTCCACAAACTGCTTATCACTACAACTTTCCACAAAACGACGTCGCCGAAGAATGCTTCAACTTTTTCATGGATGAAGAAGacctttcctcttcttcttctcaccacaACCATCACCACACCAATCCTAACACTTACTATTCCCCTTTCACTACTCCCACCCAATACCATCCCGCCACGTCATCGACCCCTTCCTCCACCGCCGCGGCCGCAGCCTTAGCCTCGCCGTACTCCTCCTCCGGCCACCACAATGACCCTTCCGCTTTCTCCATCCCTCAGACTCCTCCTTCCTTCGACTTCTCAGCCAATGCCAAGTGGGCTGACTCCGTCCTCCTCGAAGCAGCACGTGCCTTCTCCGACAAGGACACCGCACGTGCGCAACAAATCCTATGGACGCTCAACGAGCTCTCTTCTCCGTACGGAGACACCGAGCAAAAACTTGCTTCTTACTTCCTCCAAGCTCTCTTCAACCGCATGACCGGCTCAGGCGAACGATGCTACCGAACCATGGTAACAGCTGCAGCCACAGAGAAGACTTGCTCCTTCGAGTCAACGCGAAAAACCGTGCTTAAGTTCCAAGAAGTTAGCCCCTGGGCCACG